One genomic region from Hoeflea algicola encodes:
- a CDS encoding D-lyxose/D-mannose family sugar isomerase has translation MERSQINDILEESDRFIRSFGYILPPFAYWSPEEMRRRTTSDGKNIRANRLGWDITDYGQGNFDELGLFLFTVRNGSAEDLAKGRGMLYAEKIMISRKDQLSPMHRHNIKAEDIINRGGGKLVLELFASAEDGSVDPDAKVSVLTDGVVRNLDAGGLLKLDPGESVTLMPGVWHAFWGEGADVLIGEVSTVNDDLTDNVFREPIGRFSTIIEDDKPAHLLVSDYDVWL, from the coding sequence ATGGAACGTAGCCAGATCAACGACATCCTCGAAGAGAGCGACCGGTTCATCCGGTCGTTCGGCTATATTCTGCCGCCGTTTGCCTATTGGAGCCCGGAGGAAATGCGCCGCCGCACCACCAGCGACGGAAAGAATATCCGCGCCAATCGGCTGGGGTGGGACATCACCGATTACGGACAGGGTAATTTCGATGAACTCGGGCTGTTCCTGTTTACCGTCCGCAACGGCTCGGCTGAGGATTTGGCAAAGGGCAGGGGGATGCTCTACGCCGAGAAGATCATGATCTCGCGCAAGGATCAGCTGTCACCGATGCACCGCCACAACATCAAGGCGGAAGACATCATCAATCGTGGTGGCGGCAAGCTGGTGCTGGAACTGTTCGCGTCAGCCGAAGACGGCTCGGTTGATCCCGACGCCAAGGTGTCCGTACTGACCGACGGCGTGGTTCGAAACCTGGACGCGGGCGGGTTGCTCAAGCTTGATCCGGGCGAAAGTGTCACCCTGATGCCCGGCGTCTGGCATGCGTTCTGGGGAGAGGGGGCCGACGTGCTGATCGGCGAAGTCTCGACCGTCAATGACGATCTGACCGACAATGTGTTTCGCGAGCCGATCGGTCGCTT
- a CDS encoding MarR family winged helix-turn-helix transcriptional regulator: MPPHANLKTDPQDDILALEGFLPYRLARAAETVSRQFATLYRERHGMTRPEWRTLATIGQFGKTTATGIGAHSSMHKTKVSRAIRSLEERKWINRQADEHDRRIEHIQLTREGRRQYQDLVELARSYEAKLLETLGQTGASRLESGLSVIENNLTDW; encoded by the coding sequence ATGCCACCCCACGCCAACCTCAAGACAGATCCGCAGGACGACATATTGGCGCTAGAGGGTTTCTTGCCCTACCGCCTTGCCCGTGCCGCGGAAACCGTCAGCCGCCAGTTCGCCACGCTCTACCGCGAGCGCCACGGCATGACCCGCCCGGAGTGGCGCACCCTGGCCACCATCGGTCAGTTCGGCAAGACCACGGCAACCGGGATCGGCGCCCATTCTTCCATGCACAAGACCAAGGTCAGCCGCGCCATACGCTCGCTCGAGGAGCGCAAGTGGATCAACCGCCAGGCCGACGAGCATGACCGGCGCATCGAACACATCCAGCTCACCCGCGAAGGGCGGCGCCAGTATCAAGATCTGGTCGAACTGGCGCGCAGCTATGAAGCCAAGTTGCTGGAGACTTTGGGGCAGACTGGCGCAAGCCGGCTCGAGTCAGGCCTGAGCGTCATCGAAAACAACCTCACCGACTGGTAG
- the gndA gene encoding NADP-dependent phosphogluconate dehydrogenase, with the protein MQPIVCEQRRTDMAKAEIGVIGLGVMGANLALNIADNGYHVAVYNRTTSRTDEFAASAGELADRVTACATLEEFVAAIKPPRPVIIMVKAGAPVDEQIAALQPLLEANDIIIDAGNANFRDTMRRFTDLEGSGLTFIGMGVSGGEEGARHGPSIMVGGAEAAWKRVEPVLTAISAKYEGEACAAWLGENGAGHFVKTIHNGIEYADMQMIAEVYGVMRDHLGMDAPSIAAVFSAWSTGPLDSYLIDITAEVLKVSDVVSNRPIVDIIVDAAGQKGTGRWAVIESQMMGVPATAIEAAVAARSLSAMRAERKNAQVRFGLPPQQARREGQQVIDDLEKALLAGKVAAYAQGFAVMTAASAEFDWKLPMATTARIWRAGCIIRSRFLDEIATAFTDTPDVANLAMTPAFSKIIEETDGSLRRIVSESVLNGLPVPALASAVSYFDTYRRERGTANLIQAQRDFFGAHGFERFDADGAHHGPWGGEQG; encoded by the coding sequence ATGCAGCCAATTGTGTGTGAACAGCGGAGAACGGACATGGCGAAAGCGGAAATCGGAGTCATCGGACTGGGCGTGATGGGCGCCAATCTGGCCCTCAACATTGCTGATAATGGCTACCACGTCGCCGTCTATAACCGGACCACGTCGCGCACCGACGAATTTGCCGCTTCAGCGGGAGAATTGGCCGACCGGGTCACGGCCTGTGCCACGCTGGAAGAATTCGTCGCTGCGATCAAACCGCCGCGTCCGGTGATCATCATGGTCAAGGCCGGCGCGCCGGTTGATGAGCAGATCGCAGCACTGCAGCCGCTGTTAGAAGCCAATGACATCATCATCGACGCCGGCAACGCCAATTTCCGCGATACCATGCGCCGCTTCACCGATCTTGAGGGCTCGGGCCTGACCTTTATCGGCATGGGTGTTTCCGGCGGTGAGGAGGGCGCGCGCCACGGACCATCGATCATGGTTGGTGGTGCCGAGGCGGCCTGGAAGCGTGTCGAACCGGTGCTGACCGCGATCTCTGCGAAATATGAGGGCGAGGCCTGCGCCGCGTGGCTGGGCGAGAACGGCGCGGGACATTTCGTCAAGACCATTCACAATGGCATCGAATATGCCGACATGCAGATGATCGCCGAGGTCTATGGCGTCATGCGCGATCATCTGGGCATGGACGCGCCGTCGATTGCGGCGGTGTTTTCGGCCTGGTCGACCGGTCCGCTCGATTCCTATCTGATCGACATTACTGCCGAAGTGCTCAAGGTCAGTGACGTCGTCTCGAATCGTCCGATCGTCGATATCATCGTCGATGCCGCAGGCCAAAAAGGAACTGGCCGCTGGGCGGTGATCGAAAGCCAGATGATGGGCGTACCGGCAACGGCAATCGAAGCGGCGGTGGCCGCGCGCAGCCTGTCGGCAATGCGGGCCGAGCGGAAGAACGCGCAGGTGCGGTTTGGGCTTCCCCCACAGCAGGCACGGCGGGAAGGCCAGCAGGTCATCGACGATCTCGAAAAGGCGCTGCTGGCTGGCAAGGTCGCGGCCTATGCGCAGGGCTTTGCGGTGATGACAGCGGCATCGGCTGAATTTGACTGGAAGTTGCCGATGGCGACGACCGCACGGATCTGGCGCGCCGGCTGCATCATCCGCTCGCGGTTTCTCGATGAGATCGCTACGGCGTTTACCGACACCCCGGATGTAGCCAATCTGGCGATGACGCCGGCGTTTTCGAAAATCATCGAAGAGACCGACGGCAGCTTGCGGCGCATTGTTTCGGAATCGGTGCTCAACGGGTTGCCGGTGCCGGCGCTAGCTAGTGCGGTGAGCTATTTCGACACCTATCGGCGTGAACGCGGAACCGCCAATCTCATCCAGGCGCAGCGCGATTTTTTCGGTGCTCACGGGTTTGAGCGCTTTGATGCTGATGGCGCGCATCACGGGCCTTGGGGAGGCGAACAGGGCTAA
- the ccoS gene encoding cbb3-type cytochrome oxidase assembly protein CcoS, whose product MTNLIFLIPIALFLGGLGLAGFLWSMKSGQYDDLDGAAWRVLDDDDDKPKPD is encoded by the coding sequence ATGACCAACCTCATTTTCCTGATTCCCATCGCGTTGTTTCTCGGCGGATTGGGGCTTGCAGGTTTTCTCTGGTCGATGAAAAGCGGACAGTACGACGATCTCGACGGTGCCGCCTGGCGAGTCCTTGATGATGATGACGACAAACCGAAACCGGATTGA
- a CDS encoding cation-translocating P-type ATPase — protein sequence MSCCAAGTESAAELEALKTEGPSTEEMWLSSRSLGNGKRQLDLIVPGVHCGACIALLEKELPKVSGVDHARVNLSTRRVAVVFDENAGDDGYPEAVLSALGDRFKALGYPAHLPGGAEEGVDPVFRDLLKALAVAGFASMNVMLLSVSVWSGAEAATRDLFHWISALIAAPALAYSGRIFFSSAWGALRHGRANMDVPISLGVILAYAISLHETITHGEHAYFDASVTLLFFLLAGRTLDHMMREKARSAVRNLVRLSPRGAMVIQPDGSRDYMALDEIEAGMRLAVAPGDRIPVDGRVVSGRSDMDFAVVNGESAPQMVEPGSLTPAGTLNLTGALVLEATRDAKSSFLAEMVSMMEAAESGRAGYRRIADRASAIYAPVVHILALGTFIGWMMVTGDWRMAMMTAVAVLIITCPCALGLAVPVVQVVAAGRLFENGIMVKDGSAMERLAETDRVVFDKTGTLTRGQPRLINSATVAPNHLAIAARIARASRHPLSQALAAHEAGNGFMPELDIVEAPGDGVEAISSDGDVYRLGRAAFALDGHDDGLDQMDAASQVILSKNGRFLDVFLFSDQLRRGAAQAIARLKALGIEAEILSGDRELPVKALATDLGVSDYVAGVRPRGKVDRVKALSAAGGRPLMVGDGLNDAPALSAAHVSMAPASAADVGRMAADFVFLHDSLEAVPLAIEVSRKAGKLIRQNFALAVIYNCIAVPAAVLGHATPLVAALAMSSSSVIVVLNSLRLRRKTRIEQFARNEPGVSAVATVADPGLGAPV from the coding sequence ATGAGTTGCTGTGCGGCGGGAACGGAAAGCGCTGCCGAACTTGAAGCGCTGAAGACGGAAGGACCGTCCACTGAAGAGATGTGGCTGTCGAGCCGCTCTCTGGGTAATGGCAAGCGCCAGCTCGACCTGATCGTTCCCGGGGTACATTGCGGCGCCTGCATTGCGCTTTTGGAAAAGGAATTGCCGAAGGTCTCGGGCGTCGATCATGCCCGCGTCAACCTGTCGACACGGCGGGTGGCGGTGGTATTTGACGAGAATGCTGGTGATGACGGGTACCCGGAAGCGGTGCTGAGCGCGCTTGGTGACCGGTTCAAGGCGCTGGGCTATCCGGCGCATCTGCCCGGCGGCGCCGAAGAGGGCGTTGATCCGGTGTTTCGCGATCTGCTCAAGGCGCTCGCGGTGGCGGGCTTTGCCTCGATGAACGTGATGCTGCTGTCGGTCTCTGTCTGGTCGGGGGCGGAGGCCGCGACGCGGGATCTGTTTCACTGGATCTCGGCGCTGATCGCCGCTCCGGCACTGGCCTATTCGGGACGGATCTTCTTCTCGTCCGCCTGGGGCGCGCTGCGTCATGGCCGCGCCAACATGGATGTGCCGATTTCGCTGGGGGTGATCCTGGCCTATGCGATCTCGCTCCACGAGACCATCACCCATGGCGAACACGCCTATTTTGATGCATCCGTCACCTTGCTATTCTTCCTGCTGGCAGGCCGCACGCTCGACCACATGATGCGCGAAAAGGCCCGGTCGGCGGTGCGCAATCTGGTGCGGCTGTCGCCGCGTGGCGCGATGGTGATCCAGCCTGACGGCAGCCGCGATTACATGGCGCTCGATGAAATCGAGGCGGGCATGCGGCTGGCGGTGGCGCCGGGAGACCGGATACCGGTCGACGGGCGGGTTGTTTCCGGCCGGTCGGACATGGATTTTGCCGTCGTCAACGGCGAGAGCGCACCGCAGATGGTCGAGCCCGGTTCGCTGACGCCTGCGGGCACGCTCAATTTGACCGGGGCGCTGGTGCTGGAAGCAACCCGCGACGCCAAGTCGTCATTCCTGGCCGAGATGGTGTCGATGATGGAAGCGGCGGAAAGTGGCCGTGCCGGTTATCGCCGCATTGCCGACCGGGCTTCGGCGATCTACGCGCCGGTCGTGCACATTCTGGCGCTTGGCACCTTCATCGGCTGGATGATGGTGACAGGTGACTGGCGGATGGCGATGATGACCGCTGTTGCAGTGCTGATCATCACCTGTCCCTGTGCGCTCGGACTCGCGGTTCCGGTGGTCCAGGTGGTGGCGGCGGGACGGCTGTTTGAAAACGGCATCATGGTCAAGGACGGATCCGCCATGGAGCGGTTGGCCGAAACCGACCGGGTTGTATTCGACAAGACCGGGACGCTGACCCGGGGCCAACCGCGGCTGATCAATTCGGCCACGGTAGCGCCGAACCATCTGGCTATTGCCGCGCGGATTGCGCGGGCTTCACGTCACCCGCTGAGCCAGGCGCTGGCCGCGCATGAGGCGGGTAACGGGTTCATGCCGGAATTGGACATTGTCGAGGCGCCCGGTGATGGCGTCGAGGCGATTTCGAGCGATGGCGATGTCTACCGGCTTGGCCGGGCGGCGTTTGCGCTGGACGGCCATGATGATGGCCTCGACCAGATGGATGCAGCCAGCCAGGTAATCTTGTCGAAGAACGGCCGTTTCCTCGATGTGTTCCTGTTCTCCGATCAGTTGCGGCGTGGGGCTGCGCAGGCCATCGCCCGGCTGAAGGCGCTTGGCATCGAAGCGGAAATCTTGTCGGGTGACCGGGAATTGCCGGTCAAGGCACTGGCGACTGATCTGGGAGTCAGTGATTACGTGGCCGGTGTGCGGCCACGCGGCAAGGTCGACCGGGTCAAGGCGCTGTCTGCTGCCGGTGGCAGGCCCCTGATGGTTGGCGACGGCCTCAATGACGCCCCGGCACTGTCGGCGGCGCATGTGTCTATGGCGCCGGCGAGTGCCGCCGATGTCGGGCGAATGGCTGCCGATTTCGTGTTTCTGCACGATTCGCTGGAAGCGGTGCCGCTGGCAATCGAGGTGTCGCGCAAGGCCGGCAAACTAATCCGGCAGAATTTCGCGCTGGCCGTCATCTATAATTGCATTGCCGTGCCTGCGGCCGTGCTGGGGCATGCGACCCCTCTGGTCGCGGCATTGGCGATGTCGTCGTCATCGGTGATCGTGGTGCTCAACTCGTTGCGGCTGAGGCGCAAGACCCGGATCGAGCAATTTGCCCGCAATGAACCCGGCGTCTCGGCAGTGGCCACGGTTGCGGATCCGGGCCTCGGTGCGCCGGTATGA
- a CDS encoding FixH family protein has product MMQMLRAIFQPTEFTGKHMLAILVAFFGVIITVNLMMARFAITSWSGLVVPNTYVASQQFNGKAEEARAISALGYEVDLGANADGLQITLTDRDGRVARADEVTASLRRPVGTHEDRELVFNANQAGIYVADGRLAEGEWIAHVTAVKDGQAIYHKARRFHVEADGSVLK; this is encoded by the coding sequence ATGATGCAGATGCTGCGCGCCATTTTCCAGCCGACGGAATTCACCGGCAAGCATATGCTGGCCATTCTGGTGGCATTCTTCGGTGTCATCATTACCGTCAATCTGATGATGGCGCGGTTTGCTATCACGAGCTGGAGCGGGCTGGTCGTACCCAACACCTATGTGGCGAGCCAGCAGTTCAACGGAAAGGCGGAAGAAGCCCGTGCCATCTCGGCGCTCGGCTACGAAGTGGACCTTGGCGCCAATGCCGATGGCCTGCAGATCACGCTCACGGACCGCGATGGTCGGGTGGCCCGCGCCGATGAGGTGACGGCCTCGTTGCGGCGGCCTGTGGGAACCCACGAAGACCGGGAACTGGTTTTCAACGCCAATCAGGCAGGCATCTACGTCGCCGACGGACGGCTTGCCGAAGGCGAATGGATCGCCCATGTCACCGCCGTCAAGGATGGACAGGCGATCTATCACAAGGCGCGGCGGTTCCATGTCGAGGCAGACGGGAGCGTGCTGAAATGA
- the ccoG gene encoding cytochrome c oxidase accessory protein CcoG yields MPSKSALAADEIEQIDAEAVNAAWKRKPLYEARKKIFPKRAEGAYRRFKWIVLLITLGIYYVTPWIRWDRGPYAPDQAVLLDLANRRFYIFSIEIWPQEFIFVAGLLVMAGFGLFLITSVVGRAWCGYTCPQTVWVDLFLAVERFIEGDRNQRMKLDAAPWSASKLARRVSKHATWILIGVATGGAWIFYFADAPTLLGNFLTGTAAPVAYITVALLTATTYTFGGLMREQVCIYMCPWPRIQAAMLDESSLVVTYNDWRGEPRGRHTKKAAAQGLIQGDCVDCNACVAVCPMGIDIRDGQQLECITCALCIDACDNVMDKLDRPRGLISYATLSDYAENMALAQDPATGTLDPSRVRTADGGFVDKVKHFNWRIIFRPRSLLYMGVWSLVGLGLLVALLSRDRLEVNVLHDRNPQYVLESNGDIRNGYSVKILNMIAEPRVIFLSIEGLEGATMRIPGIDQPAGTSFAVPVEPDRLRELKVHVLQPKQYISSTSASFRLIVEDKGSAERDVYKANFHAPEMK; encoded by the coding sequence ATGCCTTCCAAAAGCGCGTTGGCTGCGGACGAAATCGAGCAAATTGATGCCGAGGCGGTCAATGCCGCCTGGAAACGCAAACCGCTTTACGAAGCGCGCAAGAAAATCTTCCCGAAGCGCGCAGAAGGCGCCTATCGACGTTTCAAGTGGATAGTGCTGCTGATCACGCTGGGCATCTATTATGTCACGCCCTGGATCCGGTGGGACCGTGGTCCCTATGCGCCGGATCAGGCGGTGCTGCTCGATCTTGCCAACCGGCGATTCTACATCTTTTCCATCGAGATCTGGCCGCAAGAGTTCATCTTTGTCGCAGGGCTTCTGGTGATGGCAGGGTTCGGATTGTTCCTGATCACCTCCGTGGTGGGCCGCGCCTGGTGCGGCTATACCTGCCCGCAAACCGTCTGGGTCGATCTGTTTCTGGCGGTCGAGCGCTTCATCGAGGGTGATCGCAACCAGCGCATGAAGCTCGATGCCGCTCCCTGGAGTGCATCGAAACTGGCGCGGCGCGTATCCAAACACGCGACCTGGATCCTGATCGGCGTCGCCACCGGCGGCGCCTGGATCTTCTATTTTGCCGACGCGCCCACGTTGCTGGGCAATTTTCTGACCGGCACCGCGGCGCCGGTGGCCTATATCACGGTGGCCCTGCTGACGGCGACCACCTACACGTTCGGCGGCCTGATGCGTGAACAGGTGTGCATCTACATGTGCCCGTGGCCGCGCATCCAGGCGGCGATGCTCGATGAGAGTTCGCTGGTTGTCACCTATAATGACTGGCGTGGCGAGCCGCGCGGGCGCCACACCAAGAAGGCCGCTGCGCAAGGACTGATTCAGGGGGATTGCGTCGATTGCAATGCCTGCGTTGCGGTCTGCCCGATGGGCATCGACATCCGCGATGGCCAGCAGCTCGAATGCATCACCTGCGCGCTATGCATCGATGCCTGTGACAATGTGATGGACAAGCTCGACCGGCCCCGTGGCCTGATTTCTTACGCCACCCTGTCCGATTATGCGGAAAACATGGCTTTGGCCCAGGACCCGGCAACCGGTACGCTCGATCCATCTCGGGTTCGCACGGCAGACGGCGGCTTTGTCGACAAGGTCAAGCATTTCAACTGGCGCATCATCTTCCGTCCGCGTTCGCTGCTCTACATGGGCGTGTGGTCGCTGGTCGGGCTCGGGCTGTTGGTTGCGCTGTTGTCGCGCGACCGGCTCGAGGTCAATGTGCTGCATGACCGCAATCCGCAATATGTGCTCGAATCCAACGGCGATATCCGTAACGGCTATTCGGTCAAGATCCTCAACATGATCGCCGAGCCGCGGGTGATCTTCCTGTCGATCGAGGGGCTGGAGGGCGCGACCATGCGCATTCCGGGCATCGACCAGCCGGCGGGGACCTCCTTCGCGGTCCCGGTCGAGCCGGACCGGCTCAGGGAACTCAAGGTGCATGTGCTGCAGCCCAAGCAATATATCAGCTCCACCAGCGCCAGCTTTCGTCTCATCGTTGAAGACAAGGGCAGCGCCGAGCGTGATGTCTACAAGGCGAATTTCCATGCGCCGGAGATGAAATGA
- a CDS encoding HupE/UreJ family protein encodes MPKCGLSVVSSFFSELALLMHLFFRPINQVLAPLVFALALLLTSGAASLAHEIRPAIADLTFDGEGGVRLDISLILEAALAEIGAGHGDTDESPNAKRYDELRLAAPDDLAAEFERFQSRFLQGVELSVNGEPVALEVQSIDLDPVGDTDFARLSRLSLAGQLPAGAQAVTFSFDPAFGPSVIRTPDAEGGYSYSAYLEDGGPSTPIPVEGGLEITALEVFGDYIGIGFTHIVPKGLDHILFVVGLFLLSPRLKPLLIQITAFTLAHSVTLALAMLGVISLSPAIVEPLIAASIVFIAVENLATNRLSPWRPFVVFGFGLLHGLGFAGVLTEIGLSPGHFVAGLVAFNVGVEIGQLAVVAVCYAAFGAWFSDKPWYRTRVTMPMSLAIAAIATWWFVERIGLIG; translated from the coding sequence ATGCCCAAATGCGGCCTGTCTGTCGTGTCATCGTTCTTCTCCGAATTGGCCTTGCTGATGCATCTGTTCTTCCGTCCGATAAATCAAGTGCTGGCGCCGCTGGTTTTTGCGCTGGCGCTGCTGCTGACGTCTGGTGCTGCCAGTCTGGCGCATGAAATCCGCCCGGCGATTGCCGATCTCACCTTTGACGGGGAAGGCGGCGTCCGGCTCGACATCTCGTTGATCCTGGAGGCGGCACTGGCCGAGATCGGTGCCGGGCACGGCGACACCGACGAAAGCCCTAACGCCAAGCGCTACGATGAATTGCGGCTTGCGGCGCCAGACGACCTTGCCGCCGAATTCGAGCGTTTTCAGAGCCGGTTTCTGCAAGGCGTCGAGCTGAGCGTAAACGGAGAGCCGGTTGCACTTGAAGTCCAGTCCATCGATCTCGATCCGGTTGGCGACACCGATTTTGCACGGCTGAGCCGGTTATCGCTCGCGGGGCAATTGCCGGCTGGCGCGCAGGCGGTGACTTTTTCTTTTGACCCGGCCTTTGGCCCGAGCGTGATCCGGACGCCCGATGCGGAAGGCGGCTACAGCTATTCCGCCTATCTCGAGGATGGCGGCCCGAGCACGCCGATCCCGGTTGAGGGCGGGCTCGAGATCACCGCGCTTGAGGTGTTTGGCGATTACATCGGTATCGGCTTCACCCATATCGTTCCCAAGGGGCTCGATCATATCCTGTTCGTGGTCGGGTTGTTCCTGCTGTCGCCACGGCTCAAGCCGCTGCTCATCCAGATCACGGCGTTTACGCTGGCGCATTCGGTCACGCTTGCGCTGGCGATGCTGGGCGTGATCTCGCTGTCGCCGGCGATTGTCGAGCCGCTGATTGCCGCTTCGATTGTCTTCATTGCGGTTGAGAATCTGGCGACCAACCGGCTCAGCCCCTGGCGTCCGTTTGTGGTGTTCGGTTTCGGACTTTTACATGGTCTGGGCTTCGCTGGCGTGCTGACCGAGATCGGCCTTTCGCCCGGCCATTTCGTCGCCGGACTGGTTGCCTTCAATGTCGGCGTCGAGATCGGGCAACTGGCTGTTGTCGCGGTTTGTTATGCGGCGTTTGGGGCCTGGTTCTCGGACAAGCCCTGGTACCGGACCCGCGTCACCATGCCGATGTCGCTGGCCATTGCGGCCATTGCCACCTGGTGGTTTGTCGAGCGCATCGGCCTGATTGGCTGA
- a CDS encoding DUF4198 domain-containing protein — MGALSPVSAHEFWLEPQDFTVAPDSEITADLRVGQNFKGDAFPFISSRFQSFMRYDHLGEISIEGTAGDIPALTVSPRGEGLTIVTYVSVGQQLLFRDWEKFGEYLAYEGLDTVAARHDARGLPRDRITEIYTRCAKTLVNVGDASNDQDHATGMQLELVAGQNPAALTPGTEMSFTLLWEGQPSANRQVALFRRDDKGDAVRTLARTDNNGVARFIIPTAGTYLAAAVQMTEPAADQNVDWQSYWASLSFGVED, encoded by the coding sequence ATGGGCGCGCTCAGTCCAGTCTCGGCGCACGAGTTCTGGCTCGAACCACAGGATTTCACGGTCGCGCCGGATTCCGAGATCACCGCCGATCTTCGTGTCGGCCAGAATTTCAAGGGCGACGCCTTTCCCTTCATCTCGTCGCGCTTCCAGTCCTTCATGCGGTACGACCACTTGGGCGAAATCAGCATCGAGGGCACCGCCGGCGATATTCCGGCGCTCACGGTGTCGCCGCGCGGCGAAGGCCTGACCATCGTCACCTATGTCTCGGTCGGCCAGCAGCTTCTGTTTCGCGACTGGGAGAAGTTTGGCGAATATCTGGCCTATGAAGGCCTCGACACCGTCGCCGCCCGCCACGACGCCCGCGGGCTGCCACGCGACAGGATCACGGAAATCTACACAAGATGCGCCAAGACACTGGTCAACGTCGGCGACGCTTCAAACGACCAGGACCACGCCACCGGCATGCAGCTCGAACTGGTCGCCGGGCAAAACCCGGCGGCGCTGACACCGGGCACGGAAATGAGCTTCACGCTGTTGTGGGAGGGGCAGCCGTCGGCCAACAGGCAAGTGGCGCTGTTCAGGCGTGATGACAAGGGCGACGCGGTCAGAACGCTGGCGCGCACGGACAACAACGGCGTCGCGCGGTTCATCATTCCAACCGCCGGCACCTACCTCGCCGCCGCGGTGCAGATGACCGAGCCCGCTGCCGACCAGAATGTCGACTGGCAAAGTTATTGGGCTTCCCTGAGTTTTGGGGTGGAAGACTGA
- a CDS encoding LysR substrate-binding domain-containing protein, producing the protein MARHIPPLNQLRAFEAAARHESIKKGAEELCVPPAAVGHQIKALELALNTSLFRRRTRKVVLTAEGRELSDKVGKALDALEDAAAQARKHDLTGTLKITIAPFFANRWLLPRLSGFHEKHPGIEIKPSLSFDYVDLGKSDFDAAVRYGAGSWGGLTSTIICNDCVRPVCAPQLVAGFPLPLTARNVLDLNLACAGRWREDWTAWADAAGVQIKDTSSITEYESRAFMFDAALSGNAVILADTRMTAADEAAGRLVELNPLKVNRPQGIYVVSEEKPIPDLRLNLFINWLKLEAAA; encoded by the coding sequence ATGGCTAGGCACATTCCTCCACTTAACCAATTGCGTGCCTTCGAGGCTGCGGCCCGACACGAGAGCATCAAGAAGGGCGCGGAAGAGTTATGTGTGCCCCCCGCTGCGGTGGGGCATCAAATCAAGGCTCTGGAACTTGCGCTGAACACTTCCCTTTTTCGGCGCAGGACACGGAAGGTCGTACTGACCGCAGAAGGCCGCGAGTTGTCCGATAAGGTTGGCAAAGCGCTGGACGCGCTCGAAGATGCAGCGGCACAAGCCCGCAAACATGATCTGACCGGCACGCTCAAAATTACGATTGCGCCATTCTTCGCCAATCGCTGGTTATTGCCGCGCCTGTCAGGTTTTCATGAAAAACACCCCGGGATCGAGATCAAACCATCCTTGTCATTCGACTATGTTGATCTGGGGAAATCGGATTTCGATGCAGCCGTTCGTTATGGTGCGGGCAGTTGGGGCGGTCTCACGAGCACGATTATCTGTAACGATTGCGTCAGGCCTGTTTGCGCACCACAATTGGTGGCAGGCTTTCCGCTCCCCTTAACCGCCAGAAACGTTTTGGACTTGAACTTGGCATGTGCGGGGCGTTGGCGCGAAGATTGGACGGCCTGGGCCGATGCCGCAGGAGTTCAGATCAAAGACACAAGCAGCATTACCGAATACGAAAGCCGTGCCTTCATGTTCGACGCAGCTCTTTCAGGAAACGCGGTCATTCTCGCAGACACGAGAATGACCGCGGCAGACGAAGCCGCAGGCAGGCTCGTTGAGCTCAACCCCCTCAAGGTCAATCGTCCGCAGGGCATCTACGTTGTCTCAGAAGAAAAACCGATTCCAGACTTGCGGCTGAATTTGTTTATAAACTGGTTGAAGCTTGAAGCCGCTGCTTGA
- a CDS encoding homocysteine S-methyltransferase family protein codes for MTAEAAEAYHSEQIETFKAAGADIVTALTLSATDEAIGIARASATVGLPSVISFTLEKDRKLRSGETLKQAIETVDDATNNAPAYYMINCSHPVDFGPALEPQPWVNRIRGLRANASTLDHGTLCQLGHLEEGNPNELAEQYRHLKTTYPKMNVFGGCCGTVYAHVEKIGKALLAVA; via the coding sequence CTGACAGCCGAAGCAGCCGAGGCTTACCACAGCGAACAAATCGAGACGTTCAAAGCGGCAGGAGCGGATATCGTGACGGCGTTGACGCTTAGTGCAACGGACGAGGCGATCGGCATTGCACGTGCATCGGCCACAGTGGGCTTGCCATCGGTCATTTCGTTTACGTTGGAAAAAGACCGAAAGTTACGTAGCGGTGAAACCCTGAAGCAAGCGATTGAGACGGTCGACGACGCAACCAATAATGCGCCAGCCTACTACATGATCAACTGTTCGCACCCGGTGGACTTCGGGCCGGCCCTTGAGCCTCAGCCTTGGGTGAACCGGATACGCGGGCTTCGCGCCAATGCATCGACTTTGGACCACGGAACGCTATGCCAACTTGGGCATCTGGAGGAAGGTAACCCGAATGAACTGGCAGAGCAGTATCGTCACCTCAAAACCACCTATCCGAAGATGAATGTGTTCGGAGGCTGCTGTGGCACCGTTTATGCGCATGTCGAGAAAATTGGCAAAGCACTGTTAGCCGTGGCGTGA